The Raphanus sativus cultivar WK10039 unplaced genomic scaffold, ASM80110v3 Scaffold0425, whole genome shotgun sequence genome contains the following window.
TTATTGGGCTTGATTACTATAAGCATTTTAATTATCTTGATGAGTGGCCTCGTCGACATCGTCCATAAAGTCAGAAGACTCAAGGTATGTAGATGTTGTACCCTCAAAGTGCTCATTAAGATTAACTTCCTTTGCTTTGCCTCTGATGGTTTCTTGGTACAACTTACATAGATGCTGAGGAGTTCGGCATACTTGAGACCAATGCCCCTTCGATCCACATCTGTAACAGACGTTCTCGTTTTTACGAGTAGGGTTTTCTTGGGCTTCATTCCCTTTTCCACGATCGGATCGATTCCACGTGTTGGATCCCCTTCCTTTTGGGTTGTAACTCCTTTCATTACCACGATTAAATCGATGGCCACGACCACGACCGTaaccacgaccacgaccacgaccacgatAGGAAACATTTCCTCTTTCCGGATTTTTTACATCCGTTGCATTCACCTCAGGAAATGCTTTGGTTCCTGTGGGTCGGATATTGTGGTTTTTGATAAGGAGTTCATTATTTTTCTCCGCTATCATGAGCGCTACAGCGAGTTCAGAGAACCTCGTGTATCCACGGTTTCTGTATTGTTCTTGTAGAACATAATAGTTTTTGTGGAACGTTTGGTAAGTTTTCTCAAGCATTTCTGCTTCCGTCACGGGCTTACCGCAATATTCTAATTGCGCCGCTATCCTTAATATAGCGGAATTGTACGTTTCCACCTTTTCAAAATCTTGAAACCGCAGGTTCGCCCATTCATCGAGTGCATGGGGAAGAGTTATTTTCTTCTGGTTATCAAACCTCTCCTTTAGGGCTTTCCAAAGATCTAGAGGATCTTTTATCCTTGCATAGTCATGCGTAAGGTTTTCATCTAGGTGCTTTCTCAGAAATATTACGGCCTTAGCCTTTTCATGAGATGCCgttttgtttccttcttttatTGTGTCGAGTATTTTCTCTGAATCTAGATGAAGCTCCATATTAGTTATCCACGCCGTGTAATTTGCCCCAGTTATTTCTAAGGCCGGAAACTGAAGTTTCTCGATATTTGCCATTTCTGAATTTCCAAGAcacaaaatagtaaattttattagaattttataatatttaaaatgaaccGTTTACATTAATCATGCAAGCAATTACAAATAGAAATAGTGTATAGAAAAGTAAACCGATATTCATCGTAAATTCCCCCGGAGCAAATTCTCCAACAAATAAACCGTAAATAGAAATACAAATTAGAATTgcaactaaaatcaaaaacgcGCGAATCAtctttcttgaaaaaaaaaaaaccggaGGAGAgcgatttgaaaatatttaagagaAGATGAGTAATTTTTGATGAAGAAAATGAGTGAAGTATGAGTGTATTTATAGATGTAAAAATACTGTTCATAGCCGTtgtaaaaaggtaaaatttttgaaaatttttcttTGTGACCGTTGGGGTTAAATCGTTAAATCGAAAATTAATCCGAAAATATTGTAATAAGTAGTCAATCAGATTccataaatttcataaataatttatatagacCACTAAGCATTTATATAATAGCCATATTATAATaaacatgtaaatattaatCGTAGTATAGTGATAgtctaattttcatttttaaataaattttgcgGCGGCACAGCCGAGCCAAACGATTATAATGTAATTAATAATCAAGGTTTATTAACGAGGCGACATACCGCCCGCATTAATATAGGTAAATAATGGTGAATTAAAACAAccactataaaataataaataataatataggcGGTATACCGGCCATTATAGCAGGGTaaatatgatacatataaaCTTTACCGAATTGCAGAgtgatcgtgctgataacgtgttataaaataagttataattttatagtatcGAGAATTTTAAATAAGAGTGAAATTTTATACCCGCAGAAGAGAGATAATACTGATACAAGAGAGTAAACGAGAGAAAGTTTATTAtatagaggaggaggagagaatTGTGTGTCTTACAATGATCGAAGTCGATCGTATATATAGAAGTAAGAAAAGTAAATTACTATGCATGCACAGTGATAATGGGCTCCACACTTGTTACATTTACACGAAGCTTGGGTAATTCGGTGCTGTCATTTTTGACATTTGTTTCATGCACGTTTATAACAATTTTCAACTATATATGTGGTAGGCACAATAGATATGTCATTTTGTTACGTTGAGTGGAATAGTATCgatcttttttctctctctaaataATCCTCCGTCTTCTCTCTATCAAAAAAAACACAACCGTTGCGATTTGGGTTTTCCAGCCGACGGATGGGTTCccacagccaccgtcggtccggtttCTGCTTTGATTTTTCTTGTCCGTTTTGCATGTATCTATAGGTGGGAGAAAGATCGGTTTCTCCCCTTTTTGATTCTGGGGTGTGGAAGCTTCGTCAGTTTCTTCACCGCCGGCTTAGACTCCGGGCAGTAGAAGCGTATCACAGCCTTGCGGCTCCGGCTATAGATTTCCAATCGGGGTGGTATTGGTGGGTTATCAGTGATGTGGTTCAGAATTCTCGGCGTGGCGTTTTTAGATGAGATATCGAACAGATCGATTAAAGCTTTCTGAAATTGAAGCCACGGCGAGAAGTTTATCGGGAAGAAATTTCGAGACATCTCCAATCTGGTGTTTGGTGGCTCTGGAGGAGACCGCGACGATGGTCGCTTTGAAGCTCTCCGCACATAGGAGCACAACCGTGGATGATGCAGTGGATTCCGATAGTTTTCCGGCGAAGCGACGTATGGTTTCGTCGGTGGTGGAGAAATGTTGGGTTAAGGTGACACGTGTGGCCTCGTTGTTGAGGTGAGCACACGTGTTTGGGTGTTTCGGTGGGGTGGGCTTTAATCGTTTGGGCCTTGACcctttgtttattttattttgtggtttGGTCCTGTATGGGCCTTCCTGTAATATTGTCTCGGGCTTGGTCCAGTTGGGCCTTGACCCTTAATATAATAATGttagacggaaaaaaaaatgtcatctatcttattaaatcagaaacattacaactttttctatgtagattttaaaggtggaccttatatatttaaattaaatgtctcattctttatacataatacgtaccatagtctaactttgcattgatgtatttccttaaatacaattctttttttgtccatattccatatatagtTTCACCTTTATTACatatcgatttaaataagatagatactaagaatactaaaaatattaatcttactagaattaccctatacaattcattttaaattgatcagtatactttcattggccatattgattttattagtacgaataacattaggtagataaatcatagacacatacataaagatttgactattttttaactaccttgggcctaatctactttctaaaataaataacacatagctttatatattatatagaatatagtaatattgtatagtattatacttatacaataatactaaaaacaaaccaaactgaaatataatatatatcgaaaatgcatTGAACCATTActgacaaaatatattatacctCACGGATAAAATTCAATttcaaattatgtaataattattttaaaaaattaaacttcgtaatgtacaaaaacataagttttatatcaaattttgtgttacaataaaaagacataactcgcgcttgcaaaatattatttttacatacgaaagaaaattttggtattgctctttaaacacaaaattgaattatacaaactcgatactacataaaactaaacaatacagaatacattttaaaaataaaacccgtgcgtgTACGCATGGCCTTTgcgaaaatcgtagatatgtttatataatatataaatatattatgttatacatattttcatataaataataccccaatgtaagttttgtatgataaatattgaaaataaaaaatatagcactatatatttaaaataatatataaaatatttactttacattatcataaattttaaaaatcaaatttagtaattaaacacattgcttatttaaacacattagtacacattgttatttatcaaaattttatattaatacacttgcaatcatatataacatttagtacaaataaagataaaaaaagtttgattcccgctcggtcgagcgggtcatgatctagttttgttatttaaaaaaaaaaacaatgtatgtGAAAAGAGTTAGATAGTGGAAGAATGAGATAAGAAACGAGACATGATCGATCGGTTGAACACTTGAACTTGATTTGTCTTTGGATTACAGTCATTgtagtgatgatgatggttaAGGTAGGAAGAGCAATCAAGCCATCACACATTCCCTTTTTCGGTTGAAATTGAATTGTCTTTGGAATGCAGTTACGGTAATCATATGCCTTGTTTATTCTTCTATTTTACTTTGATTCGATTATCTTCCTCTATAATAATCTTGCTTCACGTGGACTGCCCATGATTGTTTTCTAGGCAGCTGGCGAAACGCACGGTAAATTAATGTTTGCCTATACTCCTTTAGGAacaaaatgtgtatatatttatataacaacTACAATcagttatcaaatattttggCACGTATAATATACAATATGCATGTGTGGAAAGAGTGGAGTGGACATTGGTGTTGGTGGTCCCGGTGGAGTATGACTGCTACGCCCTCACTAGTCACTACGCTTTTTGATAGTGTCTATGTACCATGCGTTTTTACTCTATATATACTTCTTAAATGTAAAACATCGTTTCCTCAAAAAGTATATCATTGATTTCAGCAAAAAGAAATTGTCGGTTCTGTAAATATGTTGATATTACAGCTGCTCCATGTCAGTGACCGAAGTACTGAATAATAATTCTGGTTGATGATGTCCAGTTGTTTCTAGACAAATTTAGGTTGATGCATTATTTTTGAACAAAAGTCTCAAACAAACCAGTACAAACTGATTAATGCTAGTATGACATAATGTAAAGTAAGAAATgagaaccttttttttttctgtgggAGGTAATGAAGATTGAGAGACTGTTGTTTGTTTAGTGGATTGTCTAACATGAGATTTATTAGCTGAAAACAATCGTGCGTCTTACTTTATACTACTAAACTAAATGTTTTCGAAATGTCCTTGTTTATAACAATAAACTAGagttttgacccgcacacccgtgcgggtgttatttttattttttattttttgcataGATATCGAATATCAGTTGTATAATCGAATATTTTCTGATTTGTCCTCCTCTTGTTaacttcaaaaacaaaattttgatgtttATTGATCAATGACACGTTAGAGTTTCTCACTTTAGGATTTTTTCCAGAGTTTCTCACTTTAGGATATCTATTCTTTTGTCTCTTATTGATACTAcgatttctaaatttatttccaatttttttgccatgtttagatatttaaactactcagttaagaaaaaaagattttagataaaatatcataactaccaaaaccataaaaaataTGTATCATAATGTTGtttctaaatatttgttttgtatatgtCATGTCTCCATTTTCTTTCATCTCCAAATTCcatatgatttgaaaataaacggattgaaaataaatttttaaaatttgttaataatGACACGTATGTTTATTACGTTGGttgaattaaatttttaaagacacatttctaaatattttgataaacatttaacattttttgttcgtattcaaatcaaaattttagaaaacatatatttgaaacTGACTCACggaataaaaatcagaaaaaatcaccacaaaattaaagtaaatactatttatcaaaatttaatatattggaaaaaattatatttgtttaggAAATGAAAGATTGCAATATTTTATGTTAGCTAAATATTAGGTAATCTGGTGTagaatatatgattttttatagaAACAATATTTAGtatgtattttgtaattttatttattaaaattatatatggttAAGAGTTAAAAAAAGGAGTAGCATGTACTTGAaattatttaggaaaagttatttcaaaattttattgatgttttaatagtttagatatttgtatataaaaattgaaattgatgattagtttttattataatcCTTTGGTtaatttcaaaccatatagTAATGTGTAAGATGAGATAATTTTATGTATGATGAAATATTGAATTGTATCAATTTAGTAatgtagtgaacaaaaaaaatatcaatttagtAATGTATAAGAAAGGACCCGTATAAACATTCTGTTATTGTTTAGGGTTAACCAAAATTATACTTTGTAAAATGATATAATTGACCAAACAATTGATTTTTTGTTGTTCGGTGGAATTGATTACATGGCTAGGTTAAGTCGAGGTTTGGTTTAGTtattaagaaatattttttcgATGGTTTGTTTTAAGTAATTACGGTATGTGTTGGTcaactttaattattttgattgcTTACCGAACGTAATGTCAAGGTGGCTATTGGCATAGAAAATTGGGTTAGAAAAATCAATGGCATTAGATagtactccttccgtttcatattatttgtcgttctaagtctttgcacaaagagtaagaaaacatttaattttacatatttccaaaataaaaatactattaccaatacacatcaaccaatacaaaaatagaatagagaatattttcaataaattttgcattgaaaaccaaaaacgacacttattttgaaacaaaaattttgctctagaacgacatataatttgaaacggagggagtaattaTTAAGCAAAACTCAGggtcaaattttatttgtacttcagttttaatagtttagatttaaTCAATGGCATTAGATTGTAATTATTAAGCAAAACTCAGggtcaaattttatttgtacttcagttttaatagtttagatgggACAGCTAAATTTTCCATACACATCATAAAGTTATTACTACTAATACTTAACAAATGTATTTTATGCAGTACTTTAAACTATGTTTTAAAAAAGTACAGTACTCTAAACTATTTTGAGGTTTAATTAGTGTAGATTTCATCGAATGTCTAACACTTTGTCGGAATCGAGcttataaaaaatgatatagtaCCTCTCAAAATCTGCATTTCTTCTGACCCCatagaaattaaattattaatacgCCTCAGGACACTCTAGTTTACGTCGAACAAACATCAACACATTATACATCAAGAAGTAGATGCTCTAACAAGTATAAAAAATCATGTGCTAATCAGCTAACCCCTAACATAGACAGTAGTAGCCTTAAGAGTCCGTGAACCAAAAGTTTATAAGTTGCAAATAATCATATGAACCAGGATAGCCCGCGACTTTTCAATCTACATTATATATCAATAATTGTAATCTTATACTATAGCATTTTCTGCATAGCACTATGCTAGCTAACAGCTAAGGAGTTTCTGGTTTTTGATCTATAATCTACTTCGGCTATGTTTTGAGTCTTTTGACTGGTACAAGTGGACTGTttgtacatatacatatttcatcATTATACAAACGGGCTGAGTTATTCGTCAGTAAGCCCATAATATCAATATCTTAAATCATAACATTGGCCCAAAATCTAAACAGACTTTTCCTATTATCCTCATCTATAGAGCGAGACAAAAGATGCCAAACCGAGGTACCCTGCACTTAAATTAAACAACGAGATAACGGAATATTAAAAGCAACacgtgaaaaaaatatattaaatttcagTTACAACTTTCGTGATTTCGTAATTTTCccatttatttttgaacttaTTCAATCAGTTGATACGTTTATACaggaaaagaaaagatttcAATAcgtagaaaaggaaaaaaacaaactcaCGAGAGGAGCCACCCTCGTAATTAATAACGCGTGATTGAGGATTAATACATGTCCTTTTTATTACATTGAATCTAATCATGCTAATTTGCCCTTACGTAGGGCCCGCACTCTCAGAGCTTCATATCACAAAAGTCCTTTAACTACCCTTCATCCCAAAACGCATCGAAACAACAAAAAGGATAAATCGGTCATATCACAAGATATTATCAAAGagtaaagcaaaaaaaaaaggaaaagtcgGAGTACTACTAAATTAGCGGAATCTACGCGTTCGAAATTGATACAGAACAAACTAGTGGGGGTAAGGAAAGTGGGTCCCGACGTCTCCGATAATCAAGGGATTAGCCAGTCGTAACGCACCACGTATCGAGATTACTCTGGTACTTGTAGTGCTTAAGAAATGGTTTTGGCGGGcttaattaaaaaattcaaaaaatcagAGCCCCAAAGTTAAAAACCCTAGCccctctttctctctccctctATCTATCTTTCACTCAAATCTCTTCCCTCGCCACTTCTCCCTCCATTTTCGCTCTCTAGGTTTTCGAGCTTCGTCTCTCGAATCCGAAAGCTGAATCTTTCCCGAAGTAGAAGGTCTCTGTTAATCTGAGGTTAGTTCCTTCTCCGTCTCTTATCCCCTTTTTCGATTTCTAGGGTTTGAATCTCTCACTCACTCTCTCGATTCGATTTGATTTGGTATCCTATTTTTAGTGTAAATGGTTTGATGAATTTGCTGCGATTTGACGGTTTAACGATTTGCAATTGATTTTGTAGCTGTCACTGCCATATGGGGAAAGTATCACCGAAGGATTCGGATTCGAAGATCTCAACGAGGAAGAAGAGGTTGAAGAGTTCGAATAACAAGTACTTAAAGCCTGGGGCTCTTGTTCAGCTCTGTTACAGCAAAGCTTCCGCAACTGCTAAGTCTTGCAATGATCTGGGGAAGAAACGTGTACCTGTGTTTGATACTAAGCCTGTGGAAGATGTTATTTCTCTCAGAAGCCCTCTGGTTTCGTCCCCTGTTAACGTTGTGAAGCGGAGCAGTGTGGTGAAGCCGATGAAGTTCGATGATTTGCAGGTGGAGAGTAGGAAGAGTCCTCTAATGTTATCTCCTGTGGGTATCGTTAGGCAAAACTCGCTGCTGAGGACGCCTAAGACTCCGCAAGCTGAGCCATGCAACTCTGAGTCTCAGTTTGAGTCTCTTCCCATGGATTTGCTGGTAACTTCTCGTGTTCCTTTTGGTAGTAGTTATCTGAATGTATGGAGTGTAGTGTGAAAGTCTTTGCCTTTTGATGCTTTATATCTCTTTTTAGGTTAAGATTGTGTGTCATCTGCACCATGACGAGCTGAAGGCAGTGTTCCATGTTTCTCAGAGAATAAGGGCAGCTGTAAGTGTTGGTTGCCTTGTTTTTTAGTTTTGCATCCATGTATTTATTGGTgttttaatcttctttttttggaaCAGGCCGTGATTGCAAGACAGTATCATTTCAATTTTACAACGCCAGACCGCTCAAGACAGGAAATGCTGAGTGTTCTGACCCCATTGCCAATAAATCGTTGGCCATTTGTTAGGTACATGTTTTTTGCTTTCAAGTTTACTCATTTTGAATAAGAGCATCAAACAACTTGTTTGGCTTGGCTCTTAACAAGACCTTCACACTGATCTGATGATAAACAGCAAGGGTGATGGAAACGCAAGAGTCATGGCGAGCCCACACACCCCAAAAGCGCCGAGACATGGTCCTCGACCACCTTGCCGAACTAAACTAGCAGAGATGAAGCAAATCGCTGCTGTTCTTTTCCAAGACCAGACAGCTTCTTTCCCTTCGAGGTGCAACGTTCCTTCGGTTCTCCAGAGGCCGACTCTGTTCAAGCCACTGGCTCCAAAGCACCCTCGTGTGCTCTTCTATGAAGATGAGTTATGTCAAGCTGTTGCTCAAAACAACCTTCAGTGATTATTGCTTTGCTACAGTCACAAGACGCTTTCGTTTCGCTTCTCTGTCTCCTGTTCATATTAAGTTTGCCTTCATCGCCGCCGTTCATGATCATCTCCATCATGATTATCATCACCAGCGTCGTCTCCAGTTATAGACTATATAGTATTAAGTAGCATGCAAGTTTTGTAGCAGTGCTAGTTCAGGGTATTAGGGTTTTTTACATGGCAATATCGTAGTATCATTTCAAGGTTTTCGAGTTTCAAGTCATCTGAGTTTGTCTTAATAATAAGCAAGTGTTTTCTGAACTTGTCAGTTGAGTCTTGTGTATATTTTTCTGCATTTATTTGGatcaattgttttatttttctcctttttatgaattttttttactttgctttcttcttaaatctaatctattaatttagggattatctactctttcatagttgttgctaaaatatattatgccttatatacaatgcaacctaccaacttaaattaaactaaatcttaaccaacatagattagttaaacctaaccagtaacacttttataatatttttggttaatctcttaatataattagatcatataaatctgaaccactcttaaatcaacgagttccatatcattccagacataagagaaaaaatatccgactcatttacaacgtaagcatacaaagaccgtgtatacttatgctcattgatcttaaaaaaaacaaataattgcggcatagaccaacataggctcatgttcgtatcactaactttacttccatatatttactcttcacctacatcatatcacaacatacacaattatgcaagaacatgatttttttttttattattcaaacaaccaaataatggtggcatatggtcagtagattttttaaatatgttttttatatattacattttacgagactatgtgtataagtttttttttgaaaaaaggcataactatgtgtataagttaaaaggtaaaaggtttgataaggcaaattattatactaaaaatgaaagaagattaatacaaactaataacaagtacaacacaaattataacactattaaattttatatatatttaataaaatattatatatatgtctaatatgtatatattatataaatgttacacaaaatatatataatattatatacacatattatatataccatatattattaattgaaatttgacaaatcaatttccgccctttagggcgagTCCTAATCTAGTTGGCTTTAAAGTTTGTCTGAGTTTAATCCCTAcccaaaataaaatgaaaatataatttcggATGATTGAGCACcaattttaatctaaaaatctgtttatatatatcataattttgTAAATTGTAGCAACTGTAAATCTAAATGATTATTTTTCCTTCACGTACTACACAACTTGTAATCTATAgttgttatatattaaaaggaGTTTTACATGATTTAATGAGATTATCCATAGATGTATCACCACCACCAAGATTTAggcaaattaatttattttcgaaAGGCATCTTATAGAATTGGGCCGAGTTGTATATGCTAATATGGAATTATAGGGCCTTAATAAACCTATTTGCAAGACAGCCGTCACTTCCCTGTTGTCACGTGTAGGGTCCAATCCTTTTTGTGTGGCTATAAATCTACGTTCTATGTGTTGCGTAGAAACATTTTCTGCATCGGAGAGATTCGAGATCTCGCGAGGCTCCATCGTCTCTTTCTCCGATCCATCGCTGATCTACTGTTAGCTTCTTagatttgattttcttttggcGCGTAATCGTAATCGCAAGCCTTCGTGATCGATCTAGGGTTCCCGCGAGATCTAAGATTCcatcgtttttttttgtccCGTAGtcaatcatcttcttccttggaTTCGTCCCTAAAAATCGTAAACAATGTCTCGGTGTTTCCCGTTCCCGCCACCTGGCTATGTAGTGAATGGAATCCGCGATGAGGCTATGATCGATTCGATCAAGGTTTGTTTGATGAGCATTGATATgctttttggtattttttttggGGGATTTCGAATGCTCAAACCTGATTCTAGGGTTTGTTGCCGACTTGAAAGATGGTGATTAGAGTTTCTATTGAAAATGAGGAATACATATTGTACTATATCATATAACACGAATACAATGTCACAGTATCAACGGAAGAAAGACTGATTCTAAGTTTGTATAGTCCATTGAGTACATGTTTGGAAATCAATTGTTGTCCATCATTTGGAGTTTAAGGGCTGCTCTATCTGAGTTCTTGATTTTCATTGAATGTGGCAAGTTCTTGACATAATCATTGATCCATTGTTTTTTGTTAACTCAGGGGGCAGAGGAGAAATGTAATAAAGAACTAAGGAGGCaggagagaaagaaaagagataaaaaggagaagaaagatAAGAAGGATAAAAAGAGGAAGGAGAGGGGAAGTGGGGAAGGTGAAAGCGAAAAGCATTCTCATAAGAGACAGCGTAAAGAAGAAGTTGCCAAAGATGTTGTTCAGAAGAACCAGAAAGTCGATGATGTTTTTCGTAAACTCAAAGAAAGTGAAATTAGCTGTTTGGCCAAGAGCAGCGTTACTGTTGAGCGTGAGCTGCTTCAGTCCACGTCTCAGAACTCTTGTGATAGCACTCTTAACAGCaatgagaaggagaagaagcagacGCTCAATGGTGGTAGACATAACAACAACAATGGTAGCACTCTTAACAGCAATGAGCTACCTAAGGACAAGGAGAAGCAGCCTCTCGATGGTAGACATAGcaacatcaacaacaacaacgactcTGGTGAGTTTGTTTGTGTTTCTTGGGAAGGATCTAGTATTCTTGTTGGGTCTATTTGTCTTTTCAGGACATTTGATGACAAATCTTTcttcatatattaatttgaaGAAAGCATCATTCGGATTCGTTTGCCTATCCGAAGGCCTAAAGATCCTGaagggatgatgatgatgattaccaACAAGGATCAACCTTGTCCTTCCCGGGATTTAAAGTTTGATAGTGTTACTAGAGAGCAGCCGCAACCTCCTTGTTCCACTTCTGCTCCAGAACATGCGTCAAAGCCACATGAAGAGAAGATAAAAGCCCACACTTCCACAAGGAAACACAAAGAGAAACACAGAGAGAAGAAACACAAAGAGAAGAAATTGCCGTCTACTACCACTCAAGAAACTTATCAACCTTCAAGCCTATGCAGGTTGTGCCCTCCATCAATTGCGGAGCAGTTCTTGAATGTAGTTGAGAACTGGGTCCCTAACACGATCGAGAGCAGAGTAGAGCTCACTAACTCTGAAGAGGATGAATGTTGGTGGTTGATGAAGAAGCCAAGTAGCAACAAGACTGACTCAGAAAGATGCAAACAACTTCTTGGCGGAAACTTTGAGACCAAGGAAGTAATAAGCAGTTCAATAGCTTGGCCACGTGCTCGCCTTTTACCAGAAGCTGATGTCTACGCCTTACCTTATACCGTCCCTTTCTGATAACATCATCAATGTCTCATAAAGGTTGAGATAACAAACCTGGTCGAGATGTCTATGTACCGGACTCGGACCAGACATTTTTTCGTGTAGCCTTAATGTTTGTATAAGAGAACACTGTTTGTTATTCTTAGTAAAATCAAGTATTACGCCTCAAATCTCTCTAGCTAGAAAATTAACT
Protein-coding sequences here:
- the LOC108827144 gene encoding uncharacterized protein LOC108827144; protein product: MANIEKLQFPALEITGANYTAWITNMELHLDSEKILDTIKEGNKTASHEKAKAVIFLRKHLDENLTHDYARIKDPLDLWKALKERFDNQKKITLPHALDEWANLRFQDFEKVETYNSAILRIAAQLEYCGKPVTEAEMLEKTYQTFHKNYYVLQEQYRNRGYTRFSELAVALMIAEKNNELLIKNHNIRPTGTKAFPEVNATDVKNPERGNVSYRGRGRGRGYGRGRGHRFNRGNERSYNPKGRGSNTWNRSDRGKGNEAQENPTRKNENVCYRCGSKGHWSQVCRTPQHLCKLYQETIRGKAKEVNLNEHFEGTTSTYLESSDFMDDVDEATHQDN
- the LOC108853983 gene encoding F-box protein At4g35930, with amino-acid sequence MGKVSPKDSDSKISTRKKRLKSSNNKYLKPGALVQLCYSKASATAKSCNDLGKKRVPVFDTKPVEDVISLRSPLVSSPVNVVKRSSVVKPMKFDDLQVESRKSPLMLSPVGIVRQNSLLRTPKTPQAEPCNSESQFESLPMDLLVKIVCHLHHDELKAVFHVSQRIRAAAVIARQYHFNFTTPDRSRQEMLSVLTPLPINRWPFVSKGDGNARVMASPHTPKAPRHGPRPPCRTKLAEMKQIAAVLFQDQTASFPSRCNVPSVLQRPTLFKPLAPKHPRVLFYEDELCQAVAQNNLQ
- the LOC108853981 gene encoding uncharacterized protein LOC108853981; amino-acid sequence: MSRCFPFPPPGYVVNGIRDEAMIDSIKGAEEKCNKELRRQERKKRDKKEKKDKKDKKRKERGSGEGESEKHSHKRQRKEEVAKDVVQKNQKVDDVFRKLKESEISCLAKSSVTVERELLQSTSQNSCDSTLNSNEKEKKQTLNGGRHNNNNGSTLNSNELPKDKEKQPLDGRHSNINNNNDSESIIRIRLPIRRPKDPEGMMMMITNKDQPCPSRDLKFDSVTREQPQPPCSTSAPEHASKPHEEKIKAHTSTRKHKEKHREKKHKEKKLPSTTTQETYQPSSLCRLCPPSIAEQFLNVVENWVPNTIESRVELTNSEEDECWWLMKKPSSNKTDSERCKQLLGGNFETKEVISSSIAWPRARLLPEADVYALPYTVPF